GGCTCTTTCTGAAAACATACTTCAGAAAGAGCCTTTCTTTATTAAGATAAAGACTTTAAGTAATCCGTTACCGTCTCAATGCCTTTTGTAAAATTCTCTAAGTGTAAATGCTCGTTTGGAGCATGTAAATTTTCTGATGGCAAACCAAAGCCCATCATTACAACAGGCGAGCGTAATACTCTTGAGAAGACCTCTACAATGGGAATAGACCCGCCTTCTTTTGGAAATAGAGGCGCGACTCCATAAACCTTCTCATAAGCTGCGGCGGCCTTTTGAATCATTGGATTCTGAGAGTTAAGGGACACTGGTTTGGCTGTAATAAGCTTCTTTGTTTCAAGTGTCGCACCAAATGGTTTGTTAGCATCTAAATGATGTAACAGGGCTTCATATACCTCTTCTGGGTCTTGTTCCCCTACAAGACGGCAGCTTATTTTCGCATGAGCTTCACTTGGTACAATGGTTTTGAATCCTTCTTCATGAAACCCGCCCGCTAAACCGTTGATCTCAAGGGTTGGTCGAATGCCAGTGCGCTCTTGGAACGTAAATCCATCTTCTCCATAAAACGCTTCTAACCCTAACTCTTTCTTCGTTCCTTCTTCATCAAATGGAATGGAAGCTACTTCTTCTCTTAATTCCTCAGTAGGTTGCTCGACACCTTTATAAAACCCTTCTACTGCTACTTTTCCTTTATTGTCGTGAAGAGAATTCAATAGATCAACAAGACCATGAATCGCATTCGGTACGCCGCCTCCATATACACCGGAGTGAAGGTCGGTATTAGCCGTCTTCAAGTGTAGTTCCATCGCAAGAGCTCCTCGAAGCGAAGTACAAATGGCAGGCTGTCCTTTTTGAATAAAGGAGGTATCCGAAATTAATACGGCATCTGCCGCTAATTTCTCCTGATTCTGTTCAATAAACGGGGGTAGATTGGGACTGGCCATTTCTTCTTCTCCCTCAATACAGAACTTCACATTGACGGGGAGCTCACCATTTTCCTGCATAAGCTTTTCTACCGCTTTCACATGAATGTACAACTGACCTTTGTCATCCGTTGCCCCTCTGGCATAGAGCTTATCATCCCGTATCGTTGGCTCAAATGCAGGAGTTTCCCAAAGTTCCTCCGGGGAAGCCGGCTGAACATCATAGTGTCCATAGATTAAAACCGTAGGCTTTCCTTCAGCATGAAGCCAGTCCCCATAAACAATAGGGTGACCCTCTGTTTGAATAACCTCCAGATTCTCAATTCCTGCTTGGTCCAGTGAATCCTTTAACCATTCGGCTGCCTTCTGTACATCCTCTTTATGTTCAGGCATAGATGAAATGCTTGGGATCTTAAGAAACTCACTCAGTTCATTTATGTAACGTTGATTATGTTCCATTGTACGTCCTCCTTAAAAAGGTTGTTTTCCTATTATAACAAGAAATCGACTCCTTCTCCTTAATTGAATAGCCTGATCCGTCGAAACTTTTGTCATCTAATCCTTAGAAATGTGCATGATTTAAAACATTATACAAACCCTATTATAAATTGGGTTATATAGGAAGACGACCCATGATAAATGTCATATATCCCACCTGACGTTTATGTCTTATAAAGCGTTTACTGTTCCTTTATGATTATAAGAACAGTTCATTCAATAAGCTTTCCTGAAGGAGTTATCATATGGACCACAAAAAACAACAACAAGAATTAAAAAAGAGTGTTGCGGCTTTCGCAAAGCCCGATACAAACGCTGGTATTAAACAGATAATTAACACATTTGTTCCGTTTATTATAGTTTGGTATCTTGCATACCTTAGCCTTTCGATCTCCGTATGGGCAGCCATTCCACTCGCTATGGTAGCCGGTGGATTCGTCATACGTATCTTCATTATTTTTCACGACTGCACACACCAATCTTTCTTAAAAAACAAAAAAGCAAATCGTATTATAGGGACCATAGCTGGTATTATTACGCTGTTTCCATTTGAGAAATGGAAACGAGATCACAATATTCACCATGCTACGAGTGGAAACCTGGATAAACGAGGCACGGGCGATATCTGGGTACTCACAATAGAAGAATATAAAGAAGCATCGTTTAAAGAACGATTAGCCTATCGTTTATATCGTAATCCTCTAGTGATGTTTGGACTTGGGCCCCTTTATTTATTCCTGATTTCAAACCGCTTCAATCGTAAGGGAGCAAAGAAAAAAGAGCGTATGAACACGTATGTGACCAACGTTGCGATTGTTATTCTCTATTCTGTTATGATTTGGGCAATAGGCTGGCAAGCTTTTCTCATCATCAACCTTCCTATTCTTTATGTATCTGGTTTCCTTGGCATATGGTTATTCTATGTGCAGCACCAGTTTGAGGACTCCTATTATGAAGAGGATAGTGAGTGGGATTTTGTGAGAGCAGCCGTTGACGGGAGTTCTTATTACAAACTTCCAAAAGTCTTGCAATGGATTTCTGGTAACATTGGGTTCCACCATGTTCATCACTTAAGTCCGAGAGTTCCTAATTACAATTTAGAGAAAGCTCATGATGCTACACCGCCACTCGAGCATGCGACAACGATTACACTCAAAACGAGCCTTGAGTCTATCCGCTTCCGCCTTTATGATACAGAGAATAAAGGGTTTGTTAGCTTTAGAGAAGCAAAGTCACGCATCAAAGAGGCAAAAGAACCTTTACTTGGTCGAAAACGCCCTAGTTTACAAGAAAAATAAGAAACCAAGATCCCTGCCTCATTGGTTGGGATCTTTTTTATCTGGGTTTCTTGCTTCTATATAGACAGCCGTTCGTGACAAGAGAAAGGGAGGTGAGATATGCTTGAATCACTCCCAGATTAAATCGAGAAAGGAGGTCCATCTGTTATGCAAAACTGGTTTCACATCATCCCAAAGAATACAGGGCTTAGTACATATGTATGGATTATCTTTTGCCTTCTTCCCTTCTTCTTTATATTCAGATCTTCTTCTATGGCAGAGATACTATTCGGGTTTCTGATGATCGCCTTGTTCTTCGTGGCCTATTTGCGATCCTTCAACTCTGAAAGTGGATTCGCCTATGTGTGGGTGAGTATAGAAATTGTTATTAGTCTCATTATGACTTTATTGTTTGGTTACGTGTACTTCTCTTTATTCCTGGCATTCTTTATCGGGAATATCCAACATAAAGGAGGATTTCTTTCTTTATATATTGTCCACCTCACTACAACGTTAGCTGCTGCCACAACGGTTTATATCGCTCAAAACGAGTCTTTGTTCCCTCAGCTCCCTTTTATTATTATCACGATTATAGGAGTTATTTTACTCCCTTTTACTATTCGATACCGGAATCAACAACAGAAACTTGAGGGGCAATTAGAAGATGCAAATGAACGAATTTCACAGCTAATGGTCATTGAGGAAAGAGAACGAATTGCAAGAGATCTTCATGATACACTTGGCCAAAAACTTTCTCTCATAGGGCTTAAAAGTGACCTGGCAGGGAAACTGATC
The nucleotide sequence above comes from Pontibacillus chungwhensis. Encoded proteins:
- a CDS encoding dipeptidase, which codes for MEHNQRYINELSEFLKIPSISSMPEHKEDVQKAAEWLKDSLDQAGIENLEVIQTEGHPIVYGDWLHAEGKPTVLIYGHYDVQPASPEELWETPAFEPTIRDDKLYARGATDDKGQLYIHVKAVEKLMQENGELPVNVKFCIEGEEEMASPNLPPFIEQNQEKLAADAVLISDTSFIQKGQPAICTSLRGALAMELHLKTANTDLHSGVYGGGVPNAIHGLVDLLNSLHDNKGKVAVEGFYKGVEQPTEELREEVASIPFDEEGTKKELGLEAFYGEDGFTFQERTGIRPTLEINGLAGGFHEEGFKTIVPSEAHAKISCRLVGEQDPEEVYEALLHHLDANKPFGATLETKKLITAKPVSLNSQNPMIQKAAAAYEKVYGVAPLFPKEGGSIPIVEVFSRVLRSPVVMMGFGLPSENLHAPNEHLHLENFTKGIETVTDYLKSLS
- a CDS encoding fatty acid desaturase; this encodes MDHKKQQQELKKSVAAFAKPDTNAGIKQIINTFVPFIIVWYLAYLSLSISVWAAIPLAMVAGGFVIRIFIIFHDCTHQSFLKNKKANRIIGTIAGIITLFPFEKWKRDHNIHHATSGNLDKRGTGDIWVLTIEEYKEASFKERLAYRLYRNPLVMFGLGPLYLFLISNRFNRKGAKKKERMNTYVTNVAIVILYSVMIWAIGWQAFLIINLPILYVSGFLGIWLFYVQHQFEDSYYEEDSEWDFVRAAVDGSSYYKLPKVLQWISGNIGFHHVHHLSPRVPNYNLEKAHDATPPLEHATTITLKTSLESIRFRLYDTENKGFVSFREAKSRIKEAKEPLLGRKRPSLQEK
- a CDS encoding sensor histidine kinase, with the translated sequence MQNWFHIIPKNTGLSTYVWIIFCLLPFFFIFRSSSMAEILFGFLMIALFFVAYLRSFNSESGFAYVWVSIEIVISLIMTLLFGYVYFSLFLAFFIGNIQHKGGFLSLYIVHLTTTLAAATTVYIAQNESLFPQLPFIIITIIGVILLPFTIRYRNQQQKLEGQLEDANERISQLMVIEERERIARDLHDTLGQKLSLIGLKSDLAGKLIRVKPDNAVKEIQDINQTARTALKEVREMVSNMRGSKLDDEIFRVQQIIEAAEMTFSFEGNPELSHTPLLVENVLSMSLKEAATNIVKHSQASKCHVSIHQSNEDVVIEVQDDGVGISDKIDSLKGHGLQGMKERLEFVNGSLEIDGTNGTTLTIRVPNVAHKTEEEGSM